A single genomic interval of Megalobrama amblycephala isolate DHTTF-2021 linkage group LG15, ASM1881202v1, whole genome shotgun sequence harbors:
- the LOC125247586 gene encoding uncharacterized protein LOC125247586, translated as MPITQEVMGENHPSFFQELLPSADRTALLYNLSYLCLAKFPKLERVLKECAVETQYLFGSSEALLQKCVDTSNQMVSSLFPQLKLAVENNENIQSTMSLQKAGEWITEIVNRVKEMVDRYEKHNHSVASCTSDVFQEKAETDKKNAQTTKEIEALEKVVRDLQMELRKTLVEIGQIEAKINRCHGRFACRRMFGFSFLSVVVSFVGSVLKSIFETRPARNQALANEKAQLFAQKSNLKSREHNIQVRLNDVQLKLANMKTEKGSIPDTVYLNDVLKYLYEIQETLLKHNLFWKSVLVFLESLKSETFANEHLIEENELKEIVLTNIDLAQEHWKAFGESCLTAKRAFSLQNKDAYKFLEFNPSSLSPEEWKRRYDIVKADLTKIGTAICAP; from the exons ATGCCCATTACACAAG AAGTGATGGGTGAAAATCACCCCAGCTTCTTTCAGGAGCTTCTTCCATCGGCTGATCGTACGGCTTTGCTCTACAATCTCTCCTATCTCTGTTTGGCTAAGTTCCCCAAGTTGGAGAGGGTTCTCAAAGAGTGTGCTGTTGAAACCCAGTATCTTTTTGGCTCCTCTGAGGCTCTTCTGCAGAAG TGTGTGGACACAAGTAACCAAATGGTTTCCTCACTGTTTCCTCAACTGAAACTCGCtgttgaaaataatgaaaacattcagtCAACCATGTCTTTGCAAAAAGCAGGAGAATGGATCACAGAAATTGTTAACAGAGTGAAAGAGATGGTGGACAG ATATGAGAAACACAACCACAGTGTGGCTTCCTGCACCAGTGATGTGTTTCAGGAAAAGGCTgagacagacaaaaaaaatgcacaaactACTAAGGAGATAGAGGCTCTGGAGAAGGTGGTGAGAGATCTTCAGATGGAACTGAGGAAAACCTTAGTGGAAATTGGACAAATTGAGGCAAAGATAAACCGATGTCATGGCAGATTTGCTTGTAGAAGAATGTTTGGTTTCAGTTTCCTGTCTGTCGTTGTATCATTTGTTGGATCCGTTCTTAAATCCATTTTTGAAACCAGACCTGCAAGAAACCAGGCTCTCGCCAATGAAAAAGCTCAACTCTTTGCTCAGAAGTCAAACCTGAAAAGCCGGGAGCACAATATCCAAGTCAGGCTGAATGATGTTCAGCTGAAATTGGCAAACATGAAGACGGAAAAGG GTTCAATACCTGACACTGTCTATCTGAATGATGTCCTGAAGTACCTTTATGAAATCCAAGAAACTCTGCTCAAGCATAACTTGTTCTGGAAATCAGTTCTAGTATTTCTGGAATCTCTCAAAAGCGAGACATTTGCTAATGAACACTTAATTGAGGAGAATGAACTGAAGGAGATTGTTCTGACGAATATTGATTTAGCACAAGAG CACTGGAAGGCCTTTGGAGAATCCTGTCTGACGGCAAAGAGGGCCTTTAGCTTGCAGAATAAGGACGCGTACAAGTTCCTGGAGTTCAACCCATCTTCACTGTCACCAGAGGAATGGAAAAGGCGGTATGACATTGTCAAAGCAGATCTGACCAAAATAGGTACTGCCATTTGTGCACCTTAG